The genomic stretch CTACCCAGTGTTGTCCAGCCCTTGGGACAGGGAACATGATACAACATGTGGCCATGGATGGCCCAGGAGGCCGGGAGtaccccattgtacagatgaagaaactgaggcacactaGCTTCTCATTCTCACCCAGGAGGCCGGGAGTACCCCATtgtacagaggaagaaactgaggcacactaGCTTCTCATTCTCACCCAGGTTGTCGTGCCACAAAGATGGGGGGGCACGGGGACTCGAGTCAAATGAGTGAGCCCCGGAGTTTGTAATTTCTCTGCTTAAACTGCCTCCCTCAAAAATAAGAGGTGGCTGAGAGGGCATCTGGCCCTTATGGGTGAAGGGAGGCTGTATGGAAAGCCACTGACTCAGTGGGAACCAGGGCTGGTGACCGCTGTGCCGGCAGCTGGGACGTGTGGGCTGACCGCACTGGCCCCCAGGGTGGTGGCCGGGGGTGTGTCTGGGGAGGTGTGGGAGAGATGGATGTGACAGCGATCTTAGAGTCTTGAACTGCTGTCCGTGGCCAAAATATTATTCCTGGAAGTCAAGGTCTTCAGAGcttggcctggggcctgggactgTCGGAGTGAGAagcaggagggtgggagggcaGTCCCCTTTGATGCTCTTGGAAGTCCTGGGGCCTGTCCACAACAGACTCTTGGACACCAAGTCCATCCTCCCTGGAATCTCTCCTCCCAACGCTCCCACTGGGTGGATGGGCTTGCACACAAGGACAGGCATTTTTTCCCTCTAGCTTGgccacctcctgccccagcctTCTGGAAGGACTGAATTGTGTTGGGGGGAACAGAAATCTCAGTAGTGCTTGTAAAACACTCCATCCGGGAGGAATTTCCTGGTCATTTCTCAATCCCTGGGCAATGTCCTAACCCCGGGGCCTGGAGCCCGGAATAGATCTCACAGGCCATCCCCAGACAGCTTCTCGGACTGGTCAGCCGTGCCCCTCAGGTCTCATCCTGGTGTGCTCCAGAGCGGGATGACTCAGTGATCCCCATGTGGGGCCACTGGGAGAGACCTACATGTGGGGAAGTGGCAGGTGGCTCAGGGATGGGACTGTgagaggaagcagggaggggaggcagaggcgaGACTGGGCTGCACTGGGCTGGGGAGCTGGAGGGAGTGAGCAGGccagggaagtggggagggagccccgggggaggggggcagctctggagctggcagggggagggaaggcGGGGCAGCCGGAGGAAATGAAAAAGCCGGGGCGAGCAGGCTAGATGAGAaggagggagggcgggggagggaaggaggctgagAGGCTGACACAGCGCGGAGAGCAGCTTGGCCAGCAGAGCGgagagcaggggacagagcaggggaCGGGACAGAAGGCAGAGGTGCGgtgaggagggggtggaggggtgctGGGGAGTGAGAGGGCAAGGCAGAGGGGGAGACGGGGTGGACAAGGAGGGGAGAAGTGCAGAACTAGGGAACTAGGGCGAGGGAAGGacgaaggagagagggagagagggagagagaggagacagacagCCGGACAGCAGGCCGGAGAACTGGAGGGGGTGTGACCATGGGGAGGGCGGTGGGCGTCTGAGTGGGCCTCAGGGGCAGCCCGGCTCCCACCCCCcgctcgcccccccccccccggggcccctcTAGTCCAGCAGGCACCCCACCCGGAGGCAGGGGGTGCGGATGGCGGACTCTTGCAGGAACCTGACCTACGTGCGGGACTCGGTAGGCCCGGCCACCAGCACCCTGATGTTCGTGGCGGGCGTGGTGGGCAACGGGCTGGCACTGGGCATCCTGGGGGCGCGGCGCCGGTCACGCCCCTCGGCCTTCGCCGTGCTGGTCACCGGGCTGGCGGTCACCGACCTGCTGGGCACTTGCTTCCTGAGCCCGGCCGTGTTCGTGGCCTACGCCCGCAACAGCTCGCTGCTGGGCCTGGCCCGGGGCCGGCCCGCCTTGTGCGACGCCTTCGCCTTCGCCATGACCTTCTTCGGCCTGGCCTCCACGCTCATCCTCTTTGCCATGGCCGTGGAGCGCTGCCTGGCGCTCAGCCACCCCTACCTGTACGCCCAGCTGGACGGGCCGCGCTGCGCCCGCCTGGCCCTGCCTGCCGTCTACGCCTTCTGCACCCTCTTCTGCTCGCTGCCCCTGCTGGGCCTGGGCCAGCACCAGCAGTACTGCCCGGGCAGCTGGTGCTTCATCCGCATGCGCGCCGCCGAGCCGGCCGCCTGCGCCTTCTCGCTGGCCTACGCCAGCCTCGTGGCCCTGCTGGTGGCCGCCATCGTCCTGTGCAACAGCTCCGTCACCCTGAGCCTCTGCCGCATGTACCGCCAGCAGAGGCGCCACCAGGGTTCGCTGGTCCCGGGCCCCCGGGCAGGAGAGGACGAGGTGGACCATCTGATCCTGCTGGCCCTCATGACGGGCATCATGGCCGTGTGCTCCCTGCCGCTCACGGTGAGTCCCCTGCGGCTGCGGCGGGTGGGGGCCGCGCCTATGTCCCGGATGGGGACGTCGAGGCCTGAAGAGGTCAGAGGCTCTGTCCACCATCAGACAGTCCCCGACTTTCTGGGCAAGTCTCTCCCCATTTGCTTCTGGACCATTTGACTCCTCCTGACCCCTGGGTCTCCCCACCTTTTCTACCTCTCGCTACCCCAGCGACACGCCCCAGCCTTCCCCTACCCCTGTAACCATGATAAGATCCACCATTCATTGAGCGCTTGTTGTGTGTCCACCCTCTGCCCTGCGGTTTTACAAATTCTCTCTCACGTGATCTTTAAATGACCTTAGGCACCCATTCTGCAAGCACCAGCAAGGAATGGAACGAAGTTCCTGTCCTGTCGCTATTTTCACAGATGAAGGGTGATGGGTCTTACTGAGCCAGGTCTGGTCCAAAGGCTTCTCTGGCTCTGGAGTCTGATTTCCCCATCacttcccaccccagccccaccccgccTCTGCCTGGGACTCGCCTGGCCTTGCCCCTTGCCTGCAGagctcctgcctgcctcccaggaACTGGAGTGGGTTGGTCGCCTGGTCCCCGGTACTGTGGCACCTACCtggtcatccccacccccaacccccgccctgtATTTTGGGCCTCAGCTTCTCTTTTTGTAAAATGCAAGGGCTGCTCCTCAAAGCTTTGGGGGGCATTAGAGATGACTCACAGACTGGAAATGTGGAGAGACACCCAGCCGTAGCCCCAGGACTTACCCACATGACCTCTGCTCCATCCCTCCAGGCTGGTGGTTTCCTGgggctttctctccctctgctccccggACGCATCTCTTACTTTTCATctcatctttatttccttcccctTTTGAACGGGACCCTCCCTCATTCCTGCCAGTAGTCAAGTGCAAGGAGGGGAGCGAGGGTTGGGGTGtatgtggggtgggggcagaggactCAAGGGAACCCCTGGATatgcccaccctgcccccagaTCCGAGGCTTCACGCAGGCCATCTCCCCGGACAGCAGTGAGATGGGGGACCTCCTTGCCTTCCGATTCAACGCCTTCAACCCCATCCTGGACCCCTGGGTCTTCATCCTCTTCCGCAAGGCTGTCTTCCAGAAGCTCCGGCTCTGGCTCTGCTGCCCGGGCCCCAGGCCTACCCTCGGTGACTCGCAGACAACCCTCTCCAGGCTTGCCTCGGGCAGGAAGGACTCAAGGCCTCCCGCTGCTCTCGGGGGGACGGAGGGGAGCTGGGTACCTTTGTCAGTCTGGGGCGAGGGGCAGGGGGCACCCTTGCCCCAGGCACAGCGATCGGTCAGCACTGTGGGAGCATCATCCAAGGTGGGGTCTGCAgcagcctgctccctctgctgacATCGGCTGCCCATCATCTCCTGTCCTGTCTTCTGGGTGCAGGAGCCAGATGCTCAGGGGCATGGCTGGTGGAGGACGAACGGAGATGAGTCCCGGAGTCCTTGCCTGCCAGGATCTTTACCCCCTGAATGAGGGGCCAGGGGGCGATCAGCTgctatttccttatttctcctctttcaggaCAGGCTCTGGGAGAAGAGGGCGGGACAGAGGGAACGTTTATCCTGGATCCCAAAAAGAACGGTTCTCTCAAAATAACCAGGGCCCCGGCCGGCCCAGTCTGGCCCTCGCTTGCCCATCCATCTCACTGTCTAAATATTTAGAAGGCAGAAAAGTTCCCAGAAGCTTCTGTGCACTCAGGTCTGCTCTAGTCCGGGTTCTGGCTCTGACCCGCACtcattcagggtgcctggctgcctaCCCCAAGCCCCCAGGGGACAGCCCTGACCTCTCCCAGGCCACTCCGAAAGTGGCCTCCTGGGAGCCAGAGATTCTTGGACAAGCTCCCTGACTCCCTTCACTTCTGATTTCCCATCAGACTTGGAAGCCCTGGCCCCCCAGGGGGAGGGCAGATGAAGGAGAGACTGCTACGTTGTAGGTGGCACTGCTGGACATGTGCCGGGGAATCTGCATAGCTCGGTGGGCGGCAAGATGTGGACCGTGGGGACCCAGGTGTGGGGGGAGATGGAGTGGCCGCGTCCAGGCCTCCCAAAGGCATGGAAGTTACGGATCCCAGGGACCACCTGGGAACACAGCCCTAAGTCCTGAGCCTGTCCCTGGATGAGTAGCTGTCGCTTGGTTACAAAGCCTGACCTCAACCACCTATGTTGTCCGAGCCCTcacaaaaatttcatttatttattcaacagctGGTAGGCACTGACTCTGCAGGTGCTGGAGACACAGACcagtctctgccccaccctcctgGACTCCGCAGAGGTGATTTCCAGCCTTGGGGACTCTGGGTGCCATCCTCTGCCCTCAGAGAGGCCTAGGATTAGCAGTGCTCTGAGAGTGAGCTGACTGGCAGGAAAGGAAGTGGTGTTTAGGGGATACGGGAAAGCCCAtcctctccacccccagccccacctagTTCCCCTTCACACTTGCTCTAGGGTTAAAAGCACGGGATCCAGTGTTAAAAGGGTAAATGTACACCCTGGAACAGGCAGGGTAGGGAGGCCTCTGTAGAGATGACAGCAGCTAACATCAGTGAGTCCTCCGCCCTGCTCGTATGGAGACTTTCCACAGAAACTAGAATCAAGGTCCAGAGAGGGTAATCGCCAGCCCTCAGTCACACAGCAGTCTGTAGGTGAAGCTGAACGTTCTGTCTCCAGAAGCCTGCTCACTTGTTTGGCTAGTGGCTTTGGCTCTTTGTGCCTTGGCTTCCTTTTGTGCAGAGTGGCGATCATAATCTAGAATTCAGTTTATAGGGTTGTGTGGGGTTATTAACTGATTCCCTCTGATAAGCAGCTGAGTAGAGGGCCTGCCTGGAATAAATATCACAAGAAATGTTACTGTTACTGCCATCCTGTCTTTGCTATTGTTATCTGTGGCTAGCTGGGCGAAGGTGGGCTGGAGAAAAAAAAGCGACATTTTGCTACCTTGTTTTTTCAACCACTATGATCAAATCATATTACAGCACAAGAGGGTGTCTGGGAGAGTCAAAAATAGTCAAGATGATTGAGTTAGTTGGTActggtttccttttggggtaatACAAATGTTCTGGAACTCGATAGTGCTCAGTGTTGTATCACATTATGGATATACTAAATATCTCTGAATTATACACgtttaaatggttaattttatgttatgggtattttgccacaataaaaaaatatgtaaccctaaaaaaatttaagggtgtttagaatttttttgacatttttgacaTTTATGACTCTTGCCAGGGTGACATATTGGTTgaatttagtaataaaaaataagctgacctgtacaaaaaacaaacagggcaAGTGGAGTCTGGCCTTTGTCAGCAAACCTGGCCCGGCCTCAGTGGGAATCCATCCAGAGGGACTCTCCCCCAGCCCCAAGGGTAGTGGAAAAGGATGGGTGGGCGGAGGGATCCCAGAGGGACCTTTTGGGTGGGAGGCATGAGAAAGGGAGCCTGCCTGCCTGTCCAGGCAGGACCCCCAAGGGGGCGCTCTCCTCCGCCATTTGTGCTATCCCAGCAAGTGGGTCAGTCTGTCTATCTTGCCTCTTAGGGCTCGCTAAATTATGGCAGCACAGGGCTGGGCATTCCAGCCCACCCCATCCAAGCCTGGGGTGGGTgctattatcattcccattttgcagatttgGATGAAGGGGAAGTGAGGATTCAGTATGGAAGcttgctctttcttcctttctttcttttctttccttctttctttctttctttttaaaatttttattttatttattcatagagacagacagagagagagagagagagggagggagaggcagagacacaggcagagggagaagcaggctccatgcagggagcctgatgtgggactcgatccagggcctccaggatcacgccctgggctgaaggaggtgctaaaccgctgcgccactggggctgccctttttcttttttctttctttctttcttttctttctttccttctttctttctttctttctttctttctttctttctttctttctttctttctttcttttctttctttctttctttctttctttctttctttctttctttcttctttctttcttctttctttcttctttttctttccttccttcaagatttttatttatttatttgagggagagagagcaagcaagtacagagggagaggaagaagctgactctccactgagcagggagcccgatgtggggctggatcccaggaccctgggatcatgacctgggtcgaaggcagatgcttaacccactgagccactcagaggcGCCCCACAAGCTGGTTTTCCGCTGGCTGTGACCCACCAGGCCTGACATCTCAAGAATCCGTCCACCCTCTGCATCCCGCTGTATCATCGCAGACTCTCACCACCTCTGGCCTGGATGTGTACACTATCTTCCAGGTCAGAGGCTCTCAAGCGTTTCCTGCCCCATCTATCTGCCTGCAGCCCCTCCGGGAGGATTTAGAAACTCCTCTCCTAGCTGGTGTCCTGACCCCTGACTGTCTTCCCTGCTCGCTTCCGGAGCCTGATCCAAGTGGTCACTCCCCTGCTTGCCAAACTGGGAGCTGCCCCACCGCCTGGAGGCCGAGGCCAGCTCCCTCGCTCTCTGCTCAGCCACAGCAGACAGCCGAGGGCTCTCTCAGGGCCTGTGCATGACCTGTCGGGCTTCCACCTCTTTGGTCATTGAGCCCATCCCTCTTGGAGCAGTGTTTCCCCTTCTTTTGTCAAAAGCGTGCCCTAGCTTTTCAGGTCCCACTTAAACTATTCCTTCtcctttagttttcctttttttaaatttatttatttatttgttatttatgatagtaggcagagggagaagcaggctccatgcaccgggagcccgacgtgggattcgatcccgggtctccaggaccgcgccccgggccaaaggcaggcgccaaaccgctgcgccacccagggatccctagttttcctttaaagattatatttttaggtaattgctatgcccaacgtggggctcgaactcacaaccctgagatcaaggcgcCTGacccactgattgagccagctgggtgcccctatTCCTTCTCCTTAAAGACTTATTCACTTATCTCAGGCACTTTGGAGCTCCATGGTGGTGCTCCCTGCAGCCTGCCCTGGCACAGACATTTGCTCACTCAGCAGGCTCTTATTGACGCTGGGGACATGGCGGTGACACACACAGCCCTGGCCCTGCTCTCCTGGGTTTCACAGTCCAGAATGGGCAGAGCTGAGAGGGGACACCTGAAAGGGGAGAGCTTCTTGGAGAAGGGGATGGCTGAGCTGGACCTGAGGACGGAGGGGTGCTCCCGTGTGCTCACAGTTCTGCCTCCGGCCTCTTAGCCTCTTGTTCATTTCATTAACTCCACAGAGTCCCTGGAATCTGCTCGGGGCCCTGGGCTGCTCTGTGCCTGCTGGGGATACAGCGGTGATTGACACTGCCTTGGCCCTATCTCACTCACATTCCAACGGGATGACAACTTAATAATCACAGAACTAAATATTCcagtaagcagaaaaaaagacagatttgTGAGCCAGGATGAGCGCTGAGAGAGCATAGCCCAGGGGGCCTGCCCGGTGTGGCGGAGCATCAGGAAGCCCCTGTTCATTCATAACTTCATTCTATTCATTTTGGACTTCCTAGAACTGGGCCTGGCCCACAGATGGGACTCCAGcacgggcacacacacacacacacacacacacactctctctctctctctgtgtctctggcgCATTCCCAGGAGTGGCAGCTCTCCGGGCCTTCTGTACTCATTGCCCCACCTGCTGGCCACACTGGGAGTGGCATTTAGAAGTGGTCCCTACTCTGGGGAAAGTGAGGGGCCCTGGGTGTGCACCTCCCGCTGTGCCCCTGGGCTAGTCACCCGCTAAGGAGAGGTGTGAGCTGGTCTATTGGACCCGAGAGCCAGAACTGGATGTGATTCCCACTCTCagcctcctgccctgggctggagtCAGCCCTCTCAGGGCCTGCCCCATGTCCATTAAAAGCTCAGAGTGCCATCTATGCATCTTTGATTAATAAAGAACGGGAAAGAGAAGTCATGATTATTTAATAAAGCAGCCTATCTGGGAGTAAAAGTCTTTCAAAACATAGGGCCCAAGGGGGGGAAATAATGATAGGCGGTAGAGCAGTGCAGGCAATGTGAGGCAGCAGTTGAAAGCATGGGTGTTTGGGATCCAAATGATCTGGGGTTTTGAGACTCAGCTCAGCCACTTCCAAGAAGTGTGGTGCAAGAGGCTTTATTTGCCCGGGGCTTCCAGTTCTTTAGTGTCAGATCTTGATCATTACTCCATGCCTATGAGCACCCTCCATGGGGGTTGCATCCTGTTAGGATTCAATCTGGCCTGCATGCCAGTCAAATGCAGTAGGTCTAGAAAGTGGTTGGCACAAGCCTCCAAAGTGGGTATTTTTATGATCTTCCTCTAACAGTGTCATTATTATTCCCCATTTTGCAGACGGgcaaactgaggcccaaagaagtAAAGTCACCACCCCAAGGTCAAAGTAGGAAGTGGCAGAAGCAGACCTTGAAGTTTAGGGAGTGCACAGACTCGCTGGAGCAAGTGCTCACATTGGGCTTGGAGCCCAATTCTGTGGGTCACCGAGACTTGTTTCTCTCAACTGTGAGACTAGAATTTTCCACAGGTGTCCTGGCAGCCAGGAGGGCAGCTCCCATCTTATACTTTACCACTGTGACCCCAGACTCAGCCTAGGCTTCCTGCTGGCTCTGGCTTGCCTGAAGtcagttttaaaattactatttaaaaaataaaataaaataaaaaaataaaaggactatttaggagcacctggggggctcagtggttgagcgtctgcctttggctcaggtcataatcccagggttctgggatcgagtaccgcatcaaactccctgcatggagcctgcttctctctctgcctatgtctccgcctctctctccgtgtctctcatgaataaataaaatcttaaaaaaaaaaatacaactactcTGAAGGCAGGAAGCTGAGAGCATGGGTTGACTTGGGTTCAaactccagctctgccatttgAGGCTTGCCTCAATAGCCTTGGAATAATCTCTTCACTCTTCCAGGCCTCTGTTTCCTAGTCTGGATTCACGCCTCCAGCCCAAATGGTTTCCTGCAGGATTCCCCCAGATGGAGGCAGAGCTGAGAAGAGAGTCTGCGGAGTAAATAGCCGGCACTTGCTGGACCCCAGGCCTAGTTCCTGTGGGCTCCCTCAGGCCTCAGCTAGCCCCGGTGCTACCACTCCCATTTTATGGACAGGGTCATCTGCCTGAGGTCACGGAGGCAGCCAGGCATGCCAGGCCCACAGCTCTCGTCCCTACGCTCTACTTCTGCTATACCAACTGAGAGGTGAGCCACAATCAGCTGGCAGAAAAAGGGGACAGAGGAGCTGGGGTTCCGGAAAAATGGTCTGCTGCTCCGGACTTCCCCACCCACAGAACTGGACTCAGCAACTGGCCCACACCAGGAAGATCCAGCCTGGGCCTAGGTCTCCACCTCAAGGAAGAGCCCTGGGGATGGGCTTCTCAGCCCTTCTAAGGCCAGGTGAAGATGAGTCAAAGCAAGGTTGTTATTTTTATTCCACTGGATTTGGGCTCTGATTCCCTCCTGCCTAGCCCCTGTGGTGGTCGGGGTACAGGTCACAAGTTAGATGGTGTCCGTTAACAGTTCGTTCACTGCACCCCTGAACAGCAAGCAGGTGGGATGTGCAGTTGGGGGCAGGGCGCCTATATTTTGGGGAAAGCCCCTAAGGATTCTGTTTAATGCCTCCACTACAGAACCACTGGACCCCAGGTCTTTCTTCTTCACCACCTCACTTGTGGCAAGAAAGTTAAGGGGCTTTTTGTTTCAAATCTCCTTGTCTCGTGCCCTCATAGGGAGTTGACTAAAGCTCTGTGAGCTTGGGACCGTCTGGCGTGTGGGCCGCTTGACTGACACTGACTCATTCAGTGAATGTCACCCCTTCCCCAGAGCACCCTGAGAATCCCCCACCTGGTCTCACCCCCAGGAGCTGCTTCTTTGCTGTTCCCTTGGGTGACTCCTCCTCCCCTCAACTATAGGAGTGCTCGGCCTTCAGGTCTTGGCACAATGGGCTGCTCTCGTGGCCCTGGActggccccaggcctggccagTCCTCATCATGCACTCATTCAAGTGACTGGCACCTGGGCTGGGACTGGTCTTCCAGGGGCACCCCCTCTTAACTACGGCAAGCGCCAAAACTGATTGGCTGCATCGCCAATCAGTACCATGCCCTCAGTGACCATGAAACCTGGCTGGGGTCACAAGTCCTCTCGGCTGCCATGGCAAGGAAAAGGCTCTTGAGTGAGCATGGAGGACAGGCTCATCCAGGGCAGGGCTGaagggcccatgcagggagcaggcCCAGAAACAGAGACAAGAGGGAAGATCCATGTCAGGTAGTCACTGTATTTTATTGGAAAacattgatatatatttttcttcacagcTTGAACTGAACACAATATTGcccggtttaaaaaaaaaaaaaaagaaaacaaaccaaaaaaccaaaaaaccaaaaccaaaaccgaAACACTCCGATAATGTCCACAGCCTCACACCTACCTGCCCTTACCCTCAGCTCTTAGCTAGGTCTCCCACTACGCccgtccctcccctcccttcccccatagGCTGGGTGCCAGAGGGCGGATGAGGAGATTCTCAAAGCTGGGCAAGTCTCAGGAAAAGCCACTTGCACAACCTGGGttcgggggtggggagggcaagatgaaatgaacagaaaaaggaaaagaaaaatccagacgACCGAACTGCCCACATTGACTTACTTGTCCCAGAGGCGAAAACCAGAAGCAAGGTCACGGATCATGCTCTCCGCTGGGGGAGtgtggggggcaggcaggtgggcgCGGGGAGAGAGGGCACAGAGACAGCACAGGTGTTAAGGAGCCAACCAAATCACCACGGAGAAGCAGGAGGGGCCAGCTGACCAGGGAGCAGAGCTGTCCTTGGCCGCCACCCCCCGGGCAGCTAGCCCTCTAGACTGTTTTATTGCAGGTTATGTTCTCTCCAGAGCATGGTGGGGCTCatctgccctctccccacccttcaGCTAGCCCGGTATGGTTTCTTGACAGGATTAGTTTCAAGgggcataaagaaaaaaataaccaaagggTAACCTGTACATGACAAAGCAACATCCCCACATCTGTTCCAACAGGGGACCTTCGTGCGGGTGGGCAGGTGCATCACGGCGGAGCGGCATGGGACGTTAGCACCAGGTATTTACAGAACAGCTGGAAATCGCTTTTAGAAACATGGGCAGGTATAATTTGCAGTGGCCAGATGAGCAGCCCCCACCCAGCCCAACCTCAGGAAGTCAATCGAATGGTTTCAGAATAGCAGCCAATGGGATAGGAGTGTTGTTCACTCTATCTGTCCCCTTCTGTGAGTCAGCCCCCTCAAGTGGTAGAAAGAATGCCAACTTCTAAGACTCCCTTGCCCCTCGACCCAGTCCTGGACCATATCCAGTCAACACCACAACTCCTcaatccccccccaccccccagtcctTCTGGAATGCCTCTCTCGGCACCCTTGCCCCAAGAGGCTGCTGGGATATGCACACAGAATCACAGGGCTGGTTGCATGCAACAGCAGAAGGCATGCTCTTCTGCCTGGGCGAGGCCTCATCCCCTCCCTAGCAGGTCCTGGGACAGGGCTGGCAGCCACCCCAGCACCCAAAATAAGATGACACAcgaaaggaaacaaatcaaaacaggagagccacccgggctggaggagggcagaggctccCCTAAGGGGAATGGGGCTTCATCTTATGAATGCATCAGGCCTTGGAAGATGTGAATGGAAGGGGCGAGGGCAAAAGGAAGAGATGAGGGGCATGGGAGGAGACTtaggagggagaaagagcaatCATGCAGCTTGGGACAAATCTTTTGTTGCTTTATCAGATTCTCAGTCAATCAACTGGTGTTTGCTAGAACCGGGGAACGCAGGGGAGTGTTgaagagagagcgcgcgcgcgagAAGAGAGATCACGAGAATGGGCATCACCAGCTGCCCAGGGGCCTTCACTTGGCAGTCATCATCTGTACAAACTCTGTGAAGCGAAACGAGAGAAGAGCAGGTCAGCGGGGCAGGCAGGCCGAGCCAGCAGCGCCCCTGACACGAGGGACCTGGGGCTCTCACCGGAGacggggcctgggggctgctcaCCTTCATAATTGACCTGGCCGTCTCCATCGATGTCAGCCTCTCTGATCATCTCATCCACCTCCTCATCGGTCAGCTTCTCACCCAGGTTCGTCATTACATGACGCAGTTCAGCAGCGCTGATGTAGCCGTTGCCATCCTGGGTGCGGGGACAGAGGAAGACTCTGAGCCTGAGGCTCTGTCCGGAGGAGGGGACCTCCTGAGGTTGTGGGGCAAGTTGGCAGTGGAGCTGGCACAGGGACCTGGGCCTCGTGGGAAGTGGTGACTCAGCGGCTCTGGTCATGCTGGGCACCTGGGACCGCAGCTGTCCCATCCCTCGCTGGAGCCTCA from Canis aureus isolate CA01 chromosome 1, VMU_Caureus_v.1.0, whole genome shotgun sequence encodes the following:
- the PTGIR gene encoding prostacyclin receptor, with product MADSCRNLTYVRDSVGPATSTLMFVAGVVGNGLALGILGARRRSRPSAFAVLVTGLAVTDLLGTCFLSPAVFVAYARNSSLLGLARGRPALCDAFAFAMTFFGLASTLILFAMAVERCLALSHPYLYAQLDGPRCARLALPAVYAFCTLFCSLPLLGLGQHQQYCPGSWCFIRMRAAEPAACAFSLAYASLVALLVAAIVLCNSSVTLSLCRMYRQQRRHQGSLVPGPRAGEDEVDHLILLALMTGIMAVCSLPLTIRGFTQAISPDSSEMGDLLAFRFNAFNPILDPWVFILFRKAVFQKLRLWLCCPGPRPTLGDSQTTLSRLASGRKDSRPPAALGGTEGSWVPLSVWGEGQGAPLPQAQRSVSTVGASSKVGSAAACSLC